From Amycolatopsis sp. cg9, one genomic window encodes:
- a CDS encoding three-helix bundle dimerization domain-containing protein: MSTLDTMASEALDTHFAQLEDRLGHDYAHVARPRLHDLVDGERARFAGARIHAFVPILVERAVRAALTR; the protein is encoded by the coding sequence ATGAGCACACTGGACACGATGGCTTCCGAAGCGCTCGACACCCACTTCGCCCAGCTCGAGGACCGCTTGGGCCACGACTACGCGCACGTCGCGCGGCCCCGGCTGCACGACCTGGTCGACGGCGAACGCGCCCGGTTCGCCGGCGCCCGCATCCACGCCTTCGTCCCGATCCTGGTCGAACGGGCCGTCCGGGCGGCGCTGACCCGCTGA
- a CDS encoding TspO/MBR family protein yields the protein MTTLPRSRPAPVAVLAGFLAAVAAVAVVGGLAATRSREVYGALVQPSWAPPSWLFGPVWTVLYLLIAVSGWLFWRASGTRREFAWYAAGLVLNAAWTPLFFAAGAYSLALVEIVVLDVVVAVTLVVFRRRSQVAAALQVPYLAWTLFATALNAAIVVLNP from the coding sequence GTGACGACACTGCCCCGCTCCCGCCCCGCCCCGGTGGCGGTCCTGGCCGGCTTCCTCGCCGCGGTGGCCGCGGTGGCCGTCGTCGGCGGCCTCGCGGCGACGCGGTCGCGCGAGGTCTACGGCGCGCTCGTCCAGCCGTCGTGGGCACCGCCGTCGTGGCTCTTCGGTCCGGTGTGGACGGTGCTGTACTTGTTGATCGCCGTGTCGGGCTGGCTGTTCTGGCGAGCGTCGGGCACCCGCCGGGAGTTCGCGTGGTACGCGGCCGGCCTGGTCCTCAACGCGGCGTGGACACCGTTGTTCTTCGCGGCGGGCGCCTACTCGCTGGCGCTGGTGGAGATCGTGGTCCTCGACGTCGTCGTCGCGGTGACGCTGGTGGTGTTCCGCCGCCGGTCGCAGGTGGCGGCGGCACTGCAGGTGCCGTACCTGGCGTGGACGCTGTTCGCGACGGCCCTGAACGCGGCGATCGTCGTCCTCAACCCGTAA